A stretch of the Patescibacteria group bacterium genome encodes the following:
- a CDS encoding nucleoid-associated protein, YbaB/EbfC family, with amino-acid sequence MLNQAKTLYELKKIQSALSKEVIEVETGDGAVKVQINGEQKIKKISLDPDKIDVNDLGKVEKWLESAITQAITRSQQVAAEKMKSVAGGLGIPGL; translated from the coding sequence ATGTTAAACCAAGCTAAAACCTTGTATGAACTTAAAAAGATCCAGTCGGCTCTCAGCAAAGAGGTGATTGAGGTTGAAACCGGCGATGGCGCGGTTAAGGTTCAAATTAATGGTGAACAAAAGATTAAAAAGATTTCACTAGACCCAGATAAGATCGACGTAAATGATCTAGGCAAGGTCGAAAAGTGGCTGGAATCTGCCATCACCCAGGCTATTACTCGTAGCCAACAGGTAGCCGCCGAAAAGATGAAGAGCGTTGCTGGCGGACTCGGCATCCCCGGCCTGTAA
- the recR gene encoding recombination protein RecR — MQIIPQSVAQLIEEFGKLPGVGPRTAERLAFYLLRADSGHEQRLGEALINLRQQLTVCQRCHNFSEQELCVICAHPNRNEQLLTVVEEPLDVVAVEKTGLYQGLYHVLGGVISPIDGVGPAQLKIADLVERVKNENIEEVLIATNPTTEGEATALYIRKQLEPLEVQVSRLARGLPVGGDLEYADQITLGRALQERRAF; from the coding sequence GTGCAGATCATCCCCCAGTCGGTGGCTCAGCTTATAGAGGAGTTTGGCAAGCTTCCCGGTGTCGGTCCGCGTACAGCGGAGCGGCTGGCCTTTTATTTGTTGCGCGCCGATAGTGGGCACGAACAGCGACTGGGCGAAGCGCTAATCAACCTGCGCCAACAGCTAACCGTTTGTCAGCGCTGCCACAACTTTAGCGAGCAGGAGCTGTGCGTTATCTGCGCTCATCCTAATCGTAACGAACAGCTGCTAACCGTGGTTGAGGAGCCGCTCGACGTGGTAGCGGTTGAAAAAACCGGTCTATACCAAGGCCTGTACCACGTACTGGGCGGAGTGATTTCGCCCATTGATGGCGTCGGTCCGGCTCAACTTAAGATTGCCGATCTGGTAGAGCGAGTTAAAAACGAGAACATCGAAGAGGTGCTGATCGCCACCAACCCTACTACCGAGGGCGAGGCAACCGCGCTCTATATCCGTAAACAGCTGGAGCCGCTCGAGGTGCAGGTTAGCCGACTGGCGCGCGGTCTGCCGGTAGGTGGTGACCTAGAGTACGCCGATCAGATTACCCTCGGACGCGCCCTGCAGGAAAGGCGGGCCTTTTGA
- a CDS encoding cysteine--tRNA ligase: MKLYNTLGRTIQEVKPLKRGEIKLYTCGPTVYHYYHIGNLRKSLFDDTLKRTLMLNNFAVQHVMNITDVGHLTNDADEGDDKLQSRADEEGKTVWEVAKFYTKAFTQDMAALNVLAPSKLVPATQAIKQQVAMVQALLDKGFAYQVEQAIYFDVSKLKDYGKLTGQKLDQKEVAARQDVVTDPDKKNPQDFALWFFTVGRFKDHQMHWPSPWGEGFPGWHLECSAIIEQELGDTIDIHTGGVDHIGTHHTNEIAQSEAAHDGKPLANLWLHSEFLLVNDKKMSKSLKNTYTLEDVVKKGFHPLDLRLFYLQAHYRTQQNFTWEVLEAAQNRRQSINAWADLRHQAEADERGQQLLIAATNEMQKALANDLDTPRVLAVLSDVINAGVAPTKDFLEYLDAALGLQLLDRADITKRQKELITKREKARASKDFKESDKLRDELLKDGIELNDTPRGTRWSRNAG, encoded by the coding sequence ATGAAGCTGTATAACACGCTAGGTCGCACAATCCAGGAGGTTAAACCGCTCAAGCGGGGCGAGATCAAGCTGTATACCTGTGGCCCGACGGTTTACCACTACTACCACATTGGCAATCTGCGCAAAAGCCTTTTTGATGACACCCTTAAGCGTACCCTCATGCTAAACAACTTTGCGGTTCAGCATGTCATGAACATTACCGACGTCGGCCACCTAACCAATGATGCCGACGAGGGCGATGATAAGCTCCAGTCTCGCGCCGACGAAGAGGGCAAAACGGTTTGGGAGGTAGCCAAGTTCTACACCAAAGCTTTTACACAAGATATGGCCGCCTTAAACGTTCTGGCTCCCAGCAAGCTGGTTCCGGCCACTCAAGCAATTAAGCAGCAGGTTGCGATGGTTCAAGCTTTGCTCGACAAAGGCTTTGCCTACCAGGTTGAGCAGGCCATTTACTTTGATGTATCTAAGCTAAAAGATTACGGCAAGTTAACCGGTCAAAAGCTTGATCAAAAGGAGGTTGCGGCCCGCCAGGATGTGGTCACCGACCCAGATAAAAAGAACCCCCAGGACTTTGCACTCTGGTTCTTTACGGTCGGCCGATTCAAGGACCACCAAATGCACTGGCCATCACCTTGGGGCGAAGGCTTCCCCGGTTGGCACCTGGAGTGCTCGGCCATAATCGAACAAGAGCTCGGCGACACCATTGATATTCATACCGGCGGCGTTGACCACATTGGCACACATCACACCAATGAGATAGCTCAAAGCGAGGCGGCACATGACGGCAAGCCGCTGGCCAACCTTTGGCTGCACAGTGAGTTTCTGCTGGTTAATGACAAGAAAATGAGCAAGTCATTAAAAAATACCTACACTCTTGAGGACGTGGTTAAAAAGGGCTTTCACCCGCTGGATTTACGGCTGTTCTACCTGCAAGCCCACTACCGCACCCAGCAAAACTTTACCTGGGAGGTGCTTGAGGCGGCTCAGAACCGCCGTCAGTCCATTAACGCCTGGGCGGACTTGCGCCATCAGGCTGAGGCCGATGAACGTGGCCAGCAGCTTTTAATTGCTGCCACCAACGAGATGCAAAAGGCCTTAGCGAATGACCTTGATACCCCACGGGTACTAGCGGTTCTTAGCGATGTGATTAACGCCGGCGTTGCCCCAACCAAAGACTTTTTAGAGTATTTAGACGCTGCCCTTGGCTTGCAGCTATTAGATAGAGCGGACATCACCAAAAGGCAGAAAGAACTCATCACTAAGCGCGAGAAGGCTCGTGCCAGCAAAGACTTTAAAGAGAGCGATAAGTTGCGTGATGAACTACTCAAAGATGGTATTGAGTTGAATGATACACCCAGAGGCACTCGCTGGAGCCGCAATGCTGGGTAA